Proteins from one Embleya scabrispora genomic window:
- a CDS encoding septum formation family protein, giving the protein MTMPPSPGQGGYPGYGQQPGQGYPSNQPYPGQQYPQGGQQYPPPPQNPYGGGGPQYPGNYGGGGGYGGGMPPGPNQGGSGKGPLIAVVIAAIVVVGGIIATLVVVLGGDDKKKSASPTPAPTTSAVSSPSATQSAPPTTRPTTSRPTAPRTTSSGGTDPTMPSEVQYVDLSKGDCVTLDTTSGTIDKKTCTSTHNGEVIMTYELTGSTYPGESAITDQTETKCTPALTAAVNGRSDASQFTFTYTFPKQPGWDIGRRKVTCIAKYKSGQTLTKPLR; this is encoded by the coding sequence ATGACGATGCCGCCATCACCCGGACAGGGTGGCTACCCCGGATACGGGCAGCAGCCAGGCCAGGGTTATCCGAGCAACCAGCCGTACCCCGGGCAGCAGTACCCCCAGGGCGGGCAGCAGTACCCACCTCCACCGCAGAACCCGTACGGTGGCGGCGGACCGCAGTATCCCGGCAACTACGGCGGTGGCGGGGGCTATGGCGGCGGCATGCCGCCGGGCCCCAACCAGGGCGGCTCCGGCAAGGGCCCGCTGATCGCCGTGGTGATCGCCGCGATCGTCGTGGTCGGCGGGATCATCGCCACCCTCGTGGTGGTCCTGGGCGGGGACGACAAGAAGAAGTCGGCGTCGCCCACGCCCGCTCCGACCACCTCGGCCGTGTCCTCGCCGAGCGCCACGCAGAGCGCGCCGCCCACGACCCGCCCGACCACCAGCCGCCCGACCGCGCCGCGCACCACCTCGTCCGGCGGCACGGACCCGACCATGCCCTCCGAGGTCCAGTACGTCGACCTGTCCAAGGGCGACTGCGTGACCCTGGACACCACCTCGGGCACCATCGACAAGAAGACGTGTACCTCCACGCACAACGGCGAGGTCATCATGACCTACGAACTGACCGGCAGCACCTACCCGGGCGAGTCGGCGATCACCGACCAGACCGAGACCAAGTGCACGCCGGCGCTGACCGCGGCGGTGAACGGGCGCTCCGACGCCTCGCAGTTCACCTTCACCTACACCTTCCCGAAGCAGCCGGGCTGGGACATCGGTCGGCGCAAGGTGACCTGCATCGCGAAGTACAAGTCGGGGCAGACACTCACCAAGCCCCTGCGCTGA
- a CDS encoding alpha/beta hydrolase: MGLTSLKLIILLCLVTVAAASAAVFFWPKLSRQHVVPILGRVGILLSTQVLLLATVAVIGNRYFVFYTTWDDLFGRTGKPVLNFGETGPGDMPKLVKEKGTETIDVPQGSNPQVAGQIMQVDLVGRRSGMGTPALVYLPPQYFQAQYKDRRFPVVVTLTGYPGNERNLVTRLELPKIAANEIAAGRVQPTIYVMMKPSVGLDRDTECTDVPGGPQVGMFFSQDLPEAINQAYRVAPGPRGWAMLGDSTGGYCAAKLPMLNSDRIGAGVALSADYGAPADGDTGDLYGGSKAYRNQNDLLWRLKNMPMPPVSLLLTSSESGEPNLADTREFQKLAKPPLKVDTLVLPTGGHNFKTWQTVLPDALRWLSAQQKTDHPKEPGPVAASP, translated from the coding sequence GTGGGCCTCACCAGCCTCAAACTGATCATCCTGCTGTGCCTCGTCACCGTCGCGGCGGCGTCGGCGGCCGTGTTCTTCTGGCCCAAACTCTCCCGCCAGCACGTGGTGCCCATCCTGGGCCGGGTCGGCATCCTGCTGAGCACGCAGGTCCTGCTCCTGGCCACGGTCGCGGTGATCGGCAACCGCTACTTCGTCTTCTATACGACCTGGGACGACCTGTTCGGGCGCACCGGCAAACCGGTGCTGAACTTCGGCGAGACCGGCCCCGGCGACATGCCCAAGCTGGTCAAGGAGAAGGGCACCGAGACGATAGACGTCCCGCAGGGGAGCAACCCCCAGGTCGCGGGCCAGATCATGCAGGTCGACCTGGTCGGACGACGCAGCGGGATGGGCACACCCGCGCTCGTCTACCTGCCGCCGCAATACTTCCAGGCCCAGTACAAGGACCGGCGCTTCCCCGTCGTGGTCACGCTCACCGGCTACCCCGGCAACGAGCGCAACCTGGTCACCCGCCTGGAGCTGCCCAAGATCGCCGCCAACGAGATCGCCGCCGGCCGGGTCCAGCCCACCATCTACGTGATGATGAAGCCGAGCGTCGGCCTCGACCGCGACACCGAGTGCACCGACGTGCCCGGTGGCCCGCAGGTCGGCATGTTCTTCAGCCAGGACCTGCCCGAGGCGATAAACCAGGCCTACCGGGTCGCCCCGGGACCGCGCGGCTGGGCCATGCTCGGCGACTCCACCGGCGGCTACTGCGCGGCCAAACTGCCGATGCTCAACTCGGACCGGATCGGCGCCGGCGTCGCGCTCTCCGCCGACTACGGCGCCCCCGCCGACGGCGACACCGGCGACCTGTACGGCGGCAGCAAGGCCTACCGCAACCAGAACGACCTGCTGTGGCGGCTGAAGAACATGCCCATGCCGCCCGTCAGCCTCCTGCTCACCAGCAGCGAGAGCGGTGAGCCCAACCTCGCCGACACCAGGGAGTTCCAAAAGCTGGCCAAGCCGCCGCTCAAGGTGGACACCCTGGTCCTGCCCACCGGCGGGCACAACTTCAAGACCTGGCAGACGGTGCTGCCCGACGCGCTGCGCTGGCTGAGCGCGCAGCAAAAGACCGACCACCCCAAGGAGCCGGGACCGGTGGCCGCCTCGCCGTGA
- the hisI gene encoding phosphoribosyl-AMP cyclohydrolase: MTGASHPPARPSDLDPSIAARLKRDPDGLIAAVAQASDTGEVLMVGWMDDEALHRTLTTGRCTYWSRSRQEYWVKGDTSGHVQKVVSAALDCDGDAVLVRVEQTGAACHTGARTCFDADVLPVSS, translated from the coding sequence ATGACCGGTGCCTCCCACCCGCCCGCGCGGCCGTCCGACCTCGATCCGAGCATCGCCGCCCGCCTCAAGCGCGACCCCGACGGCCTGATCGCCGCCGTCGCCCAGGCGAGCGACACGGGCGAGGTGCTGATGGTCGGCTGGATGGACGACGAGGCGCTGCACCGCACGCTCACCACCGGCCGGTGCACCTATTGGAGCCGCAGCCGGCAGGAATACTGGGTCAAGGGCGACACCTCGGGCCACGTGCAGAAGGTGGTCTCGGCCGCCCTCGACTGCGACGGCGACGCGGTGCTCGTGCGGGTCGAGCAGACCGGCGCCGCGTGCCACACCGGCGCGCGCACCTGCTTCGACGCCGACGTCCTGCCGGTCTCCTCCTGA
- a CDS encoding ABC transporter ATP-binding protein, protein MSIATAVPKPAEPEPEPEPETKSGSRIAADADKPIESGLSVLRRGLRMTPEFTEGLIVTLLLAVIGTAGRIVVPLAVQQTIDRGLRADAGPDLTVVRTMAALAALAVVVTAVSAYAMNVRLYRTSERGLSTMRVAAFRHIHDLSTLHQQSEKRGSLVSRVTGDVDTISRFIQFGGLLLIVSVGQIALVTVLMFVYSWQLTLLVWVCFAPLYFFMRAVQKRIAAAYSHVRVAMGRMLGAISEPVVGAAIVRAHGIEERTARRIDESVDAHRDAQTRAQLFVALTFPMGEFVVGLANGLVVVVGVWLGIDGQLSVGELVAFLFLVTLFVGPVQMGVEILNEAQNALAGWRRVLEVLDAEPDIADPGEAGEELARGPVEVRFDHVSYGYPGGPRILHDVDVTLAPRTRVAVVGETGSGKTTFAKLLTRLVDPDQGRVLLDGVDLPRVRFSSLRARVVMVPQEGFLFDATLRENVRYGRPDADDAAIVAAFADLGLADWLAGPAGGLDTRVGQRGESLSAGERQLVALVRAYIADPDLLVLDEATSAVDPATEVRINRALDGLTRGRTAVFIAHRMSTAESADEILVFDAGKLVERGPHTQLAATGGIYARLHASWTAQQKPTQPS, encoded by the coding sequence ATGAGTATCGCCACCGCCGTGCCCAAGCCGGCCGAACCCGAACCCGAACCCGAGCCGGAGACGAAGTCGGGCTCCCGAATAGCCGCCGACGCCGACAAGCCGATCGAGTCGGGTCTGAGCGTGCTGCGCCGCGGCCTGCGGATGACTCCGGAGTTCACCGAGGGTCTGATCGTCACCCTGCTGCTGGCCGTGATCGGCACGGCCGGCCGGATCGTGGTGCCGCTGGCCGTGCAGCAGACCATCGACCGGGGTCTGCGCGCCGACGCCGGCCCCGACCTGACCGTGGTACGCACCATGGCCGCGCTCGCCGCGCTCGCGGTGGTGGTCACCGCGGTGTCCGCGTACGCGATGAACGTGCGGCTGTACCGCACCAGCGAGCGCGGCCTGTCCACGATGCGGGTGGCCGCCTTCCGGCACATCCACGACCTGTCCACGCTGCACCAGCAGTCCGAGAAGCGCGGCTCGCTGGTCTCGCGGGTGACCGGCGACGTGGACACGATCAGCCGATTCATCCAGTTCGGCGGCCTGTTGCTGATCGTCAGCGTCGGGCAGATCGCGCTGGTGACGGTGCTGATGTTCGTCTACTCCTGGCAGTTGACCCTGCTGGTGTGGGTGTGCTTCGCGCCGCTGTACTTCTTCATGCGCGCGGTACAGAAGCGGATCGCCGCCGCGTACTCGCACGTGCGCGTCGCCATGGGCCGGATGCTCGGCGCGATCTCGGAGCCGGTGGTGGGCGCCGCGATCGTGCGCGCGCACGGCATCGAGGAGCGCACCGCGCGCCGGATCGACGAGTCGGTCGACGCGCACCGCGACGCGCAGACCCGGGCCCAGTTGTTCGTCGCGTTGACCTTCCCGATGGGCGAGTTCGTGGTCGGCCTGGCCAACGGGCTTGTGGTGGTGGTCGGGGTGTGGCTGGGCATCGACGGGCAGCTCAGCGTGGGCGAGCTGGTCGCGTTCCTGTTCCTGGTCACGTTGTTCGTGGGCCCGGTGCAGATGGGCGTGGAGATTCTGAACGAGGCGCAGAACGCGCTAGCGGGCTGGCGTCGGGTGCTGGAGGTGCTGGACGCGGAGCCGGACATCGCCGATCCGGGCGAGGCGGGCGAGGAGTTGGCTCGCGGCCCGGTCGAGGTGAGGTTCGACCACGTCTCGTACGGCTATCCCGGCGGCCCGCGGATCCTGCACGACGTGGACGTCACGCTCGCGCCCCGGACCCGGGTGGCGGTGGTCGGCGAGACCGGCTCGGGCAAGACCACGTTCGCCAAGCTGCTCACCCGCCTGGTCGACCCGGACCAGGGCCGGGTGTTGCTCGACGGCGTCGACCTGCCCCGGGTGCGCTTCTCGTCGCTGCGGGCGCGGGTGGTGATGGTGCCGCAGGAGGGTTTCCTGTTCGACGCCACGCTGCGGGAGAACGTGCGGTACGGCCGGCCGGACGCGGACGACGCGGCGATCGTCGCCGCGTTCGCCGACCTGGGGTTGGCCGACTGGCTCGCGGGGCCGGCCGGCGGCCTGGACACCCGGGTGGGGCAGCGCGGCGAGTCGTTGTCGGCGGGCGAGCGGCAGTTGGTCGCGCTGGTCCGGGCCTACATCGCGGATCCGGACCTGCTGGTCCTGGACGAGGCGACGTCGGCGGTCGACCCGGCCACCGAGGTCCGGATCAACCGGGCGCTGGACGGCCTGACCCGGGGCCGCACCGCGGTGTTCATCGCGCACCGGATGTCCACGGCCGAATCGGCGGACGAGATCCTGGTGTTCGACGCCGGAAAACTGGTCGAACGCGGCCCCCACACACAACTGGCCGCCACCGGAGGCATCTACGCCCGCCTCCACGCCTCCTGGACAGCCCAACAAAAACCCACCCAGCCCTCATAG
- a CDS encoding septum formation family protein has protein sequence MSSPGGYPGGDRGGGNPGAGGYGNSGGGGYGGGAGGGYPGGPAGPPPANPPPYPPYDGPTIGGPPYRAGPPYGGGGPPYGGGPPYGPPAGPPTGPPGGGRSGRAVAIVVVVALVIAGGVIALVVSLGDDGKSDKAGPTPSATRPTSAPPSDAASPTDSPEPPTSEPPATEAPTSPPATNPNGSVAVRKVPLSPGDCISFTAGSTDVNKVGCTTPHDGQHIENVALPDGAWPGEAEMDTKASAVCKPITEPVIGRQPDAGQLTWLYIYPKESGWASGDREVQCLVSYSDETKKLTAPLQ, from the coding sequence ATGAGCAGTCCCGGCGGATATCCCGGCGGTGATCGGGGCGGCGGCAACCCGGGCGCCGGCGGCTACGGCAACTCCGGTGGGGGAGGATACGGCGGCGGCGCCGGCGGTGGTTATCCGGGCGGCCCGGCGGGGCCCCCGCCCGCGAACCCGCCCCCGTACCCGCCGTATGACGGTCCGACCATCGGCGGTCCGCCCTATCGCGCGGGCCCGCCCTACGGAGGCGGCGGCCCGCCGTACGGCGGAGGTCCGCCCTACGGCCCGCCCGCCGGGCCACCCACCGGGCCGCCCGGCGGCGGCCGGAGCGGTCGCGCGGTGGCGATCGTGGTGGTCGTCGCGCTGGTGATCGCCGGCGGTGTGATCGCCCTGGTGGTGAGCCTGGGCGACGACGGCAAGAGCGACAAGGCGGGCCCGACGCCGAGCGCGACCCGGCCCACGAGTGCGCCGCCGAGCGACGCCGCTTCGCCCACGGACTCGCCCGAGCCGCCCACGAGCGAGCCGCCGGCCACGGAAGCCCCCACCTCGCCGCCGGCGACCAACCCCAACGGCAGCGTCGCGGTCCGCAAGGTCCCGCTCAGTCCGGGCGACTGCATCTCGTTCACGGCCGGGAGCACCGACGTGAACAAGGTCGGGTGCACCACGCCGCACGACGGGCAGCACATCGAGAACGTCGCGCTGCCGGACGGGGCCTGGCCCGGCGAGGCGGAGATGGACACCAAGGCGTCGGCGGTGTGCAAGCCGATCACCGAACCGGTGATCGGGCGTCAGCCGGATGCGGGGCAGTTGACCTGGCTCTACATCTACCCGAAGGAATCGGGTTGGGCCTCCGGTGATCGTGAGGTCCAGTGCCTGGTGTCCTACTCGGACGAGACCAAAAAGCTGACGGCGCCCCTGCAATAG
- the hisF gene encoding imidazole glycerol phosphate synthase subunit HisF, protein MTLAVRVIPCLDVDAGRVVKGVNFENLRDAGDPVEMARVYDAEGADELVFLDITASSGNRETTYDVVRRTAEQVFIPLTVGGGVRAVEDVDRLLRAGADKVGVNTAAIARPELIAEIADRFGSQVLVLSVDARRRRDGAPGFEVTTHGGRTGTGIDAVAWAARAAGLGAGEILLNSMDADGTKDGYDLELIRLVRAEVGIPVIASGGAGALGDFVPAVEAGADAVLAASVFHFGMLRIPQVKDVLREAGQPVR, encoded by the coding sequence GTGACGTTGGCCGTACGGGTGATCCCGTGCCTGGACGTGGACGCCGGCCGGGTGGTCAAGGGCGTCAACTTCGAGAATCTGCGGGACGCGGGCGATCCCGTCGAGATGGCCCGGGTGTACGACGCCGAGGGCGCGGACGAGTTGGTCTTCCTCGACATCACCGCCTCCTCGGGCAATCGCGAGACCACCTACGACGTGGTCCGGCGCACCGCCGAGCAGGTGTTCATCCCGCTCACCGTCGGCGGCGGGGTGCGCGCGGTCGAGGACGTGGACCGGCTGCTGCGGGCCGGCGCGGACAAGGTGGGCGTGAACACCGCGGCGATCGCCCGGCCGGAGTTGATCGCCGAGATCGCCGACCGCTTCGGCTCCCAGGTGCTGGTGCTCTCGGTGGACGCGCGGCGGCGCCGCGACGGCGCGCCGGGCTTCGAGGTGACCACGCACGGCGGGCGCACCGGCACCGGCATCGACGCGGTCGCCTGGGCGGCGCGGGCGGCCGGGTTGGGCGCGGGCGAGATCCTGCTCAACTCGATGGACGCCGACGGCACCAAGGACGGCTACGACCTGGAGTTGATCCGCCTGGTCCGGGCCGAGGTGGGCATCCCGGTGATCGCCTCCGGTGGCGCGGGCGCCCTGGGGGACTTCGTCCCGGCCGTGGAGGCGGGCGCCGACGCGGTGCTCGCGGCCAGCGTGTTCCACTTCGGCATGTTGCGGATTCCGCAGGTCAAGGACGTATTGCGGGAGGCGGGACAGCCGGTGCGCTGA
- a CDS encoding winged helix-turn-helix domain-containing protein, with protein MSEQPAPRRMIKDVQTLKVFTHPLRISLLRMLHAGGPATASMLAKRVDATPALVSYHVRTLAAHGFVVEDPEHAEDGRERWWKVVEDLTFSLGDFAEDRVGRDLSTSIVRVLGSQSEDRYRRFLDEVESWGPEWAGAAFSGAPTLRLTADELRELGEALQELVDRYRDRSTPGAEHVEVYVRGFPYRM; from the coding sequence ATGAGCGAGCAGCCCGCGCCCCGGCGGATGATCAAGGACGTACAGACCCTCAAGGTGTTCACCCACCCGCTGCGGATCTCGCTGCTGCGGATGCTGCACGCCGGCGGACCGGCCACCGCGTCGATGCTCGCCAAACGGGTCGACGCGACCCCGGCCCTGGTCAGCTACCACGTGCGCACGCTGGCCGCGCACGGCTTCGTGGTGGAGGACCCCGAGCACGCCGAGGACGGGCGCGAGCGCTGGTGGAAGGTGGTCGAGGACCTGACCTTCTCGCTCGGCGACTTCGCCGAGGACCGGGTCGGGCGGGACCTGTCCACGAGCATCGTGCGCGTGCTCGGCTCGCAGTCCGAGGACCGCTACCGCCGGTTCCTGGACGAGGTCGAGTCGTGGGGGCCGGAGTGGGCCGGCGCCGCCTTCAGCGGTGCGCCGACGCTCCGGCTGACCGCCGACGAACTGCGCGAACTGGGCGAGGCGCTCCAGGAGTTGGTGGATCGATACCGGGACCGGTCGACCCCCGGCGCGGAGCATGTCGAGGTCTACGTCCGAGGTTTCCCGTACCGCATGTGA
- a CDS encoding TIGR03085 family metal-binding protein yields MPTSHARAERAALAELLRVLGPDAPTLCEGWTTRDLAAHLVVRERRPDSGPGLVFKPLAGHTERVRLRQAAKPYEQSVRLVADGPPTLSAFGIPGVDAAANTMEYFIHLEDVRRAQPGGAEPRELDPALTEILWKRAKGSSRIALRGVPVGVALRRTDTGADEPAQPIHKGSPVVTLAGHPAELLLYLFGRKEHARVEVTGDPDAVRALRAADTGL; encoded by the coding sequence ATGCCGACTTCCCACGCCCGCGCCGAACGCGCCGCGCTCGCCGAACTGCTGCGCGTCCTCGGACCGGACGCGCCGACCCTGTGCGAGGGCTGGACCACCCGCGACCTCGCGGCCCACCTCGTGGTCCGCGAACGCCGCCCGGACTCGGGACCGGGCCTGGTCTTCAAGCCGCTCGCCGGACACACCGAGCGGGTGCGGCTGCGGCAGGCGGCCAAGCCGTACGAGCAGAGCGTGCGCCTGGTCGCCGACGGGCCGCCGACGCTGTCCGCGTTCGGCATCCCCGGCGTGGACGCGGCGGCCAACACGATGGAGTACTTCATCCACCTGGAGGACGTCCGGCGGGCCCAGCCCGGCGGCGCCGAACCGCGCGAGCTGGACCCCGCGCTCACCGAGATCCTGTGGAAGCGGGCCAAGGGCTCCTCGCGGATCGCGCTGCGCGGGGTGCCGGTGGGAGTGGCGCTGCGCCGCACCGACACCGGTGCCGACGAGCCGGCGCAGCCGATCCACAAGGGCAGCCCCGTGGTCACGCTGGCCGGACACCCGGCCGAACTGCTGCTGTACCTGTTCGGCCGCAAGGAGCACGCCCGGGTCGAGGTCACCGGCGACCCGGACGCGGTGCGGGCGCTGCGCGCGGCCGATACCGGCCTGTGA
- a CDS encoding MFS transporter: protein MAVPDTATGVATATPRPAHRDPRVLAWLGAFTASLIGDQIWFLALSWTAVRGGDGTQTGLVLAAGSLPRALLMLPGGAIADRYGPRRVLIGSDLVRCLVMVIAAFAVAASSPAIWLLITIALVFGAVDALFMPAVGALPVRLTARSQLVRVQGMRSLSQRVATVVSAPIGGAVLAWGDAELAFTLNAALFGLSLALLWRLRPGPAPEPEPGSEEPELGLRAGLRHVFGHPFLRPLLIMIALMESGFTIPMNIGIVLLADDAGWGPGGMGTVLGGWGIGAAIGALGLTVVGRVPRPVIVLPAGMLGMAGGLVGLGYAPGVGVAVACAAVLGVGTGVVGGAGSALVQTTCAPSALGRVTALQMMFAVGLIPLLYPVGGLIATEFGPSALFAGGGAAMLAGILVALTSGSFRRRP, encoded by the coding sequence ATGGCCGTACCCGACACCGCGACGGGCGTCGCGACCGCGACGCCCCGGCCCGCGCACCGCGATCCGCGGGTGCTGGCCTGGCTCGGCGCGTTCACCGCGTCGCTGATCGGCGACCAGATCTGGTTCCTGGCGCTGTCCTGGACGGCGGTGCGCGGCGGTGACGGCACGCAGACCGGCCTGGTGCTGGCCGCCGGTTCGCTGCCCCGGGCATTGCTGATGTTGCCCGGCGGGGCGATCGCCGACCGGTACGGGCCGCGCCGGGTGCTGATCGGCAGCGACCTGGTGCGCTGCCTCGTGATGGTGATCGCGGCGTTCGCGGTGGCGGCGAGCAGCCCGGCGATCTGGCTGCTGATCACGATCGCGCTGGTGTTCGGCGCGGTGGACGCGCTGTTCATGCCCGCCGTCGGGGCGTTGCCGGTGCGGCTGACCGCCCGCTCGCAACTGGTCCGGGTGCAGGGCATGCGCTCGTTGTCCCAGCGGGTGGCCACCGTGGTGTCCGCGCCGATCGGCGGCGCGGTGCTCGCCTGGGGCGACGCCGAACTCGCCTTCACGCTGAACGCGGCCCTGTTCGGGCTCTCCCTCGCGCTGCTGTGGCGGCTGCGCCCGGGGCCCGCGCCCGAACCGGAACCGGGCTCCGAGGAGCCGGAGTTGGGCCTGCGTGCCGGGCTGCGCCACGTGTTCGGACATCCCTTCCTGCGGCCGCTTCTGATCATGATCGCGCTGATGGAGTCGGGCTTCACCATCCCGATGAACATCGGCATCGTGCTGCTCGCCGACGACGCGGGCTGGGGGCCGGGCGGGATGGGAACGGTGCTGGGCGGGTGGGGGATTGGTGCCGCGATCGGCGCGCTGGGGCTGACCGTTGTCGGTCGGGTGCCGCGTCCGGTGATCGTGCTGCCGGCGGGGATGCTGGGAATGGCCGGCGGTCTGGTCGGCCTCGGCTACGCGCCCGGGGTCGGCGTCGCGGTGGCCTGTGCGGCGGTCCTGGGCGTGGGCACCGGCGTGGTGGGCGGGGCCGGGAGCGCGCTGGTGCAGACCACGTGCGCGCCGAGCGCGCTGGGCCGGGTGACCGCGTTGCAGATGATGTTCGCGGTCGGCCTGATCCCGCTGCTGTACCCCGTCGGCGGTCTGATCGCCACGGAGTTCGGTCCCTCGGCCTTGTTCGCCGGCGGCGGGGCGGCGATGCTCGCCGGCATCCTGGTCGCGTTGACGAGCGGATCCTTTCGGCGTCGGCCCTGA
- a CDS encoding ABC transporter ATP-binding protein, with amino-acid sequence MADKVVLRQGLRVLGVAIREEPRIFAAAVSASAVYGVMTVGSALVLGRVTDDVIIPAFRDGHTTAGALIGAFAAVFGVALLKAFGVIGRRLWAGVMQYRLQATFRRRVTRQYLRLPLAWHHRHPTGTLLSNANADVEAAWNPVAPLPMATGVVVMLFVAAISMVITDWALALVGFVIFPAIAALNIVYQRRQGPLAMRAQELRADVAEIAHESFDGALVVKTLGRESEETTRFAAASRELADANIAVGRVRALFDPILEALPGFGVLLVLVVGTVRVSHGNLAPGDLVQVAYLFTLLAFPVRAIGWLLGDMPRSVVGYDRVRGVLDAEGEHTYGETEGGDAAAGPARLEARAVRFGYSDDTDVLHDVAFDVEPGRTIAVVGPTGSGKSTLVSLLVRLVDPVDGGILLDGTDLRDYRRGGIAATAALVPQQAFLFDDSVRDNITLGLDLDDAAVHEALRIAQADFVAALPDGLDTQVGERGTTLSGGQRQRIALARALVRRPRLLVLDDATSAVDPRVEAAILHGLRDAGPATVVVVAYRKATIALADEVVYIEGGRVLDRGPHHTLLERSVGYRRLVNAYERAAREDAERELDTDIDVSEAEEATAS; translated from the coding sequence GTGGCGGACAAGGTCGTTCTGCGACAAGGACTGCGCGTACTCGGCGTCGCGATCCGCGAGGAACCTCGGATCTTCGCCGCCGCGGTGAGCGCGAGCGCGGTGTACGGCGTGATGACGGTGGGCTCGGCGCTGGTGCTCGGGCGGGTCACCGACGACGTGATCATCCCGGCCTTCCGCGACGGGCACACCACGGCGGGCGCGCTGATCGGCGCGTTCGCGGCGGTGTTCGGCGTCGCGCTGCTCAAGGCGTTCGGCGTGATCGGTCGGCGGTTGTGGGCGGGCGTGATGCAGTACCGCCTCCAGGCCACCTTCCGCCGCCGGGTCACCCGGCAATACCTGCGGCTGCCGCTCGCCTGGCACCACCGCCACCCGACCGGCACGCTGCTGTCCAACGCGAACGCCGACGTCGAGGCGGCGTGGAACCCGGTGGCGCCGCTGCCGATGGCCACCGGCGTGGTGGTGATGCTGTTCGTCGCGGCGATCTCGATGGTGATCACCGACTGGGCGCTGGCCCTGGTCGGCTTCGTGATCTTCCCGGCGATCGCCGCGCTCAACATCGTCTATCAGCGCAGGCAGGGGCCGCTGGCGATGCGCGCGCAGGAGTTGCGCGCCGACGTCGCGGAGATCGCGCACGAGAGCTTCGACGGCGCGCTCGTGGTCAAGACGCTGGGCCGGGAGAGCGAGGAGACCACCCGGTTCGCGGCGGCGTCGCGGGAGTTGGCCGACGCGAACATCGCGGTGGGCCGGGTCCGGGCGCTGTTCGATCCGATCCTGGAGGCGCTGCCCGGCTTCGGCGTGCTGCTGGTCCTGGTGGTCGGCACGGTCCGGGTCTCGCACGGCAACCTGGCCCCGGGCGACCTGGTACAGGTCGCCTACCTGTTCACCCTGTTGGCCTTCCCGGTCCGGGCGATCGGCTGGCTGCTCGGCGACATGCCGCGCTCCGTGGTCGGCTACGACCGGGTCCGCGGCGTGCTGGACGCCGAGGGCGAGCACACCTACGGCGAGACCGAGGGCGGCGACGCGGCGGCCGGTCCGGCCCGCCTGGAGGCGCGCGCGGTGCGCTTCGGCTACAGCGACGACACCGACGTGCTGCACGACGTGGCCTTCGATGTCGAACCCGGGCGCACCATCGCCGTCGTCGGCCCGACCGGATCCGGCAAGTCCACCCTGGTCTCGCTCCTGGTCCGGCTGGTCGACCCGGTGGACGGCGGGATCCTGCTCGACGGCACCGACCTGCGCGACTACCGGCGGGGCGGGATCGCGGCCACCGCCGCGCTGGTCCCCCAGCAGGCGTTCCTGTTCGACGACAGCGTCCGCGACAACATCACCCTGGGCCTGGATCTGGACGACGCCGCGGTGCACGAGGCGCTGCGGATCGCCCAGGCCGACTTCGTCGCCGCGCTGCCCGACGGCCTGGACACCCAGGTCGGCGAGCGCGGCACCACCCTCTCCGGCGGCCAGCGTCAGCGGATCGCGCTGGCCCGGGCGCTGGTGCGCCGACCACGCCTGCTCGTCCTGGACGACGCCACCTCCGCGGTGGACCCGCGCGTGGAGGCGGCCATCCTGCACGGGCTGCGCGACGCGGGACCGGCCACGGTGGTCGTGGTCGCCTACCGCAAGGCCACCATCGCGCTCGCCGACGAGGTGGTCTACATCGAGGGCGGCCGGGTGCTCGACCGCGGCCCGCACCACACGCTCCTGGAGCGCTCGGTGGGCTACCGCCGCCTGGTCAACGCGTACGAACGCGCCGCGCGCGAGGACGCGGAGCGGGAACTCGACACCGACATCGACGTCAGCGAGGCCGAGGAGGCCACGGCTTCATGA